CATTTGGGCTAAGCGTCTTTGAACCTCTGGCTTATTTTCATATTCTAACTTTTGAGCTTTTCTCCAAACCAATTCATCGGCCACATGTTTTTGCAGCAGCTTAGGGGCATTTTGTGGCCCGCTGAGTTCTTTGGCAAATTCTGGAGGCATATCGTCTAAGGCACGTTGAAGGTCCGACTGATAAATTTTCCGCTCACCGATTTCAGCCACCACCACGTCATCTTTGGAGCGCTGGACGGTATCTGGAGCAAGCTGCGTTTGGCCGGTGAGAACAGCCCGCGCCGCATGGACACGCCCCAATCTTTCAAGCGTGTGTACAAGCTTCTTTGCGAGCTCTGGTTGCATATCGCCAACACCGGCAACTTCTGCCTCGTAAAACCAGCGCAGGGCATGACCAAACTTTCCAAGGTCTAAGTAAATATTACCCACGCTGTAGGCCATAACACCTTTCTCGGGGTGGCTCGGGTTGTTTTCAATCCAGGAAGCGTATCGATGGGCAGCAGGTTCCAATGCACCGGCGGCTTTAAGTTTACTTGCGACCTCGCGAATGGAATCTGTGGAAGTATTTGCGCTGCTCTTGTCGGAGTTTCCCCAAATAACCAATCCTGCCACCACCGCAATGGTCACAAGGTTGAGAATAAGCATCATGCCCTTGGTTGGCCCGTTTTGAGGCTCGGGGGTTATGGGAGGTTGTCTTAAATCCACGGTTTTCGTCCTCTACCTTTGTGCGTCTCTGCTGCGGAAAAATCGCATGATGGGGTCGATGTAGCCGCGGTCGGTGCGCAGCTCGATCTGTCCAATGCCCGCCCGGCGAAATCCTTCTCGCCGTTGATTGCGGTCGTCCCGTCCTAAAATGCGAAATCCTTCGCGTGTGTTTTTGTCACGTGTGTCTACAATGATGGTCTCACCCGTTTCCGCATCTTCAAGTTCTAGAATGCCAACAGGGGGTAGCGTGAGCTCTCTGGGGTCGGAAATAGAGATGGCGGTGAGGTCATGTTTTTTGGAGGCTGTCTGTAGCCGCTGCGTTACTTCATGGTCGATGAAATCGGAGATAACGAAAGCGACGCTTCGGTGCTTGATGACTTTACCCATGAACTCAATGGCGGCATCTAGGTCTGTGGCCCGGCGCTCCGGTTTGAAGTTTAGAATGTCACGAATGACCATCCAAACGTGAGCGCGACCTTTTTTAGGGGGCACATAATGCTCAATGCGATCTGAGAAAATGATGAGCCCGACACGGTCATTGTTTTTGATAGCAGTGTAAGCGAGCACGGCGGCTACTTCCGCAGCTATTTCGTTCTTGAACTGGTTCACCGTACCAAAGGCTCCTGATGAACTAACATCCACCATGAGCATGACCGTGAGCTCTCGCTCTTCACGGTGAACTTTGATGTGGGGGATGCTGGTCCTTGCGGTAACCTTCCAGTCGATGTGGCGTACGTCGTCACCGGGGGTGTAAGCACGGACTTCCTCGAATTCCATGCCGCGGCCTTTGAAGGCGCTTTCATAATCGCCCGCGAGTGCATCTGTGACGAGGCGCTGCGTGCGGATCTGAATGGCTTTGATCCGTGCGAAAATCTCTGGTGAGAGAACATCCGTGAGGTTGTTGTCAGTCATAGAATGGGCTGCCTAATTCGCTCAGGGTACATCTACGGTGCTAAGCACTTCTTGGATGATGTCGTCACTGGTTAATTCTTGAGCTTCTGCTTCATAGGTTACGAGGACCCGGTGGCGAAGAATATCAGGAGCAATCGTTTTCACGTCTTGTGGTGTCACATAGCCACGGCCATTCATCAGTGCAAATACTCGAGAGGCTTGAAGCATGAAGATGGTAGCACGAGGCGAACCACCAATCTCGATAAGCTTCTCAAGCTTGCCGAGCTTGAAGAGAGCTGGCTCACGCGTCGCGAAAATCAAGTCTACAATGTACTCTTCAACTTTCGGGTCTACGTATACTTTGTCTGCAAGCTCACGAGCACGCAGGATATCTTCTGTGGTTAGAACCTTGTCGACTTGTGGCTTCTCTTTTTGAGAATATCGCCGCATGATTTCTTTTTCTTCTTCGCGGTTGGGGTAACCCACTTTGAGCTTAAGCATAAAACGGTCAACCTGTGCTTCGGGGAGCGGGTAGGTGCCTTCTTGCTCGATTGGGTTTTGTGTTGCGAGGACTAAAAATGGTTTGGGCAATTCGTGAGTGGTGTCGCCGATAGTTACGTTGCGCTCCTGCATCGCTTCGAGCAGAGCACTTTGTACTTTGGCGGGCGCGCGGTTGATTTCATCAGCCAGCAGAAAGTTGGTAAATACCGGACCTTTCTTGAGGTCGAAGTCACCGCTTGATGGGCGGTAGATCTCAGTGCCCACAACATCGGCAGGCAGTAAGTCTGGTGTGAACGAGACCCGTGAGAAGTCCGCCTGGATAGTTTCAGCGAGGGTCTTCACCGCCGTGGTCTTTGCAAGTCCTGGGAGACCTTCGATTAAGATGTGTCCGTCAGCAATAAGAGTAAGGACCAAGCGGTCAATCATATAGCGTTGACCAACCACGACCTTGGCTACTTCGTCGCGCAGGCGGTTGAGCGTTTGTGCAAACGCTTCGATTTCTCGGCTAATGTCTTGTGTAGGTGCGGAGGTCATTGAATGTGCATCCTCTCAAGCCTCATCGACAAATTCGATGGAGGACTTGTCTTGGTCGTCCGGGTTGGGACGCCTTGTGTCTAGTTCAAGTTCTATTTTTCGTTCCATCAGGTCTAAGGTGGGTTCATCTACTATCTGACCACCGTACCGAACCTGCTCTCGAAGTTGTGTGAGAGAGGATTGCTGGGCTTCAAAAAGGTGAGCGCCAAGCTCCTCCATCACTTCATTCAGTAAATCGAGGTAGGCAGCTATATCACTGTCCATCCGTAATCGTCGAGCATCTTGGAGCTTGTTCTGAATGCTTTCAAGCGTGGCTTTGGGAGAGTGCTCTGATTTGAGCGCAGCTTGTTTTTTTCGAAGCAGAAAGAGCCCAAAGATTGTGAAGAGCCCGGCGAAAGCAAGACCTGTGGCCACAAATATTGAAGCATGAGAGGCCAGTGCTCCCTGGACCTCGATGGTGGGGCCGTCGACTCGCTCACGAATGGGTTCAGCTTCACCGCGCGGTGTGTATTTGAGCTCGATGGGATCAAATTTGTAGCTGCCAGGCTCTGCCACGGTATAGCTGAAGCGATAAGTGACGACCTTCGAGCCAGCTTGGCTGGTTGTGCTTGCGGTCATGGAGACTTCGTTGGCACCGGTGGGCAGGGCGATGGTGGGCGGGTGCAGCAAGTATTCACTGAAATTACCCGACCAAGTAATCGGCACATCGATATGGAAAGTGTTGTTGGCGGTTTGGGGGACTTCCGGCGCGATAACCCTGGCCGTGGGCGGATTAAAGATGGTGGGGAGTTCGATTCCTTGAGCGTTGGCCGCGTAGATATCAGCGGGTGCATCATCTGTTGGCATCATCTCGAGCAGGGCATCTACCAAGCCTTGCATCTTGCTCCAGTCTCGGGCGCCTCTGGCAATTCCAATCAATGTCCCCTCGGGTGATATGAGGTAAGTGACTGGGATGCTGCTCGCTTTGTAGGCTCGGGAGACCTCACCTTGAGGGTCCATCAAGATTGGGAAAGTGATGCCCATTTTACGGGCCATGGAGCGCACCGGCGCCGGGGATTCGTCTGTTGATACGGCTAATAAGTCAATGCCTTGCGGGTGATGCATTTCATGGAAGGTTTGCAAGGAAGGCATCTCGTGCATGCACGGGCCGCACCAAGTGGCGAAGAATGTGAGGACAACCCAGCGTCCGGCTGTGTCGGAGAGGGCAATTTCTGAGCCTTGGAGGGTAGGGAGCTTAAAATTCGAGGCTGCTACCGCGGGATCGATGGCTTGGATACCGTGGGCGGCCAAAGCTTGGTTGATATTGGAACC
Above is a window of Deltaproteobacteria bacterium DNA encoding:
- a CDS encoding DUF58 domain-containing protein; this encodes MTDNNLTDVLSPEIFARIKAIQIRTQRLVTDALAGDYESAFKGRGMEFEEVRAYTPGDDVRHIDWKVTARTSIPHIKVHREERELTVMLMVDVSSSGAFGTVNQFKNEIAAEVAAVLAYTAIKNNDRVGLIIFSDRIEHYVPPKKGRAHVWMVIRDILNFKPERRATDLDAAIEFMGKVIKHRSVAFVISDFIDHEVTQRLQTASKKHDLTAISISDPRELTLPPVGILELEDAETGETIIVDTRDKNTREGFRILGRDDRNQRREGFRRAGIGQIELRTDRGYIDPIMRFFRSRDAQR
- a CDS encoding TlpA family protein disulfide reductase, coding for MALYLLVASGPAWGSNINQALAAHGIQAIDPAVAASNFKLPTLQGSEIALSDTAGRWVVLTFFATWCGPCMHEMPSLQTFHEMHHPQGIDLLAVSTDESPAPVRSMARKMGITFPILMDPQGEVSRAYKASSIPVTYLISPEGTLIGIARGARDWSKMQGLVDALLEMMPTDDAPADIYAANAQGIELPTIFNPPTARVIAPEVPQTANNTFHIDVPITWSGNFSEYLLHPPTIALPTGANEVSMTASTTSQAGSKVVTYRFSYTVAEPGSYKFDPIELKYTPRGEAEPIRERVDGPTIEVQGALASHASIFVATGLAFAGLFTIFGLFLLRKKQAALKSEHSPKATLESIQNKLQDARRLRMDSDIAAYLDLLNEVMEELGAHLFEAQQSSLTQLREQVRYGGQIVDEPTLDLMERKIELELDTRRPNPDDQDKSSIEFVDEA
- a CDS encoding MoxR family ATPase translates to MTSAPTQDISREIEAFAQTLNRLRDEVAKVVVGQRYMIDRLVLTLIADGHILIEGLPGLAKTTAVKTLAETIQADFSRVSFTPDLLPADVVGTEIYRPSSGDFDLKKGPVFTNFLLADEINRAPAKVQSALLEAMQERNVTIGDTTHELPKPFLVLATQNPIEQEGTYPLPEAQVDRFMLKLKVGYPNREEEKEIMRRYSQKEKPQVDKVLTTEDILRARELADKVYVDPKVEEYIVDLIFATREPALFKLGKLEKLIEIGGSPRATIFMLQASRVFALMNGRGYVTPQDVKTIAPDILRHRVLVTYEAEAQELTSDDIIQEVLSTVDVP